A region of the Perca flavescens isolate YP-PL-M2 chromosome 15, PFLA_1.0, whole genome shotgun sequence genome:
atttgtatagtcacagatAACAAATAAccaggtcacatgagacacagccatattctaactgtatacaaactgggaactatattctcagaaggcaaagcactgctacttgggcggagtgattagcgctaactccacgcaaactctctgctcctcaacACAGgacttctcaggtgctgcgagcaaatcattccacccaagtagcagaagtagcagtgcttcgcctttctgagaatatagtacccagtttgtatacggttagaagatggctgtgtctcatgtgaccttgtcaTTTGTACACtatgtgactatacaaatcacaacatgtaaataggaaaatgttattttggcacttattgggagcagtaggctggATGGAGCCTGTTACTCCAGCATCTGTGCTAAGCGAGGCTAGCGGtaggtgcgtcagacagagttacgacacgcacggagatgagaagggtatgtatggacttatctaagtCTGGGGAGACACGGTgaataaagtcccaataagtcagtgtgttcctttaacatgtTACTATGTAGCACTGTGGAAGTATGGCAATGGGAGACTTCTAGATCATGAATACAGGatggtttgtgtgtttatatatatggaTGGTTTGTTGCATGCTCTACTGGCAACTCTGTGGTACATTTATTTCTAATATAACAATTAAAGTATGTTGTGTTTCCAGTGTCATCAAAAGTCATACTGTATGCTCATGACTCACACTCATGAGACCTGGCGCAGACATGTTATTCAACAGTGGTGAAGGAAGTgttcagatcagatttttttagattaatagtttggtctataaaatttaagaaaaattaaaaaagagaaggaaaaaaaatccatctcaGTTTCTCAAAGTCAAAGGTGATGTCTTTATTGTCTTTAAGGTGATTGTCTCTATTTTTGTTAAACCCAAACTTTAGTTTAATGTGATATAAATGTGATCTATTTCCAATCACTTGATTATTTTTCGGTTTAGCCTACTTGTTGCAGCTTACAgcttgactgttttttttttttttttttttttgcatcataCGCTTGTATTTGTATTCCGTTTTACAGCTACAGCATGGATATTTTAGAATGTAGTTATTTATAATTCGTATGCTGTTCCCTATGTACTCAGGTTACATTCAAAATTAGATCTTTATCAATGCGACTTGCTGATTAAATAAAGTGTAACGTTAACTTTATAGTCTATATTTTACTGCAGGACTTTTAACGTTAATGTTACTTGTAAGTTACAGAggatttttacagtgtggtaacGTTATTAGTACTTTTTGCGGAGCTGAATATACTTCCTCTGTACACAACCGAGAATAACCATAATAATTCAAAAACATATCAAGGTAACGTAATGTTCAGAGACGCACAGGTTCTACCACTAACTAGCTAGTTAACGTAAACCGTCCCACCATGGGACAACAGTTAAAGAGCTCGGAcaacataaaatatatgacacagtCACTGAGCGAGGTAATATCTAAAATGTATAATCCCCTGTCGATGAATTTGCTTATATTTCCCATAACAGACAGCTACGCACCTTAATATTTCACTGTAGAACTGCAATTCATCTGTCTTGTTTGGGTCCGCCATGTTTAGCACATGGCTGCGGTGCAGATTTCCTCTGGGTCCTGACGCCCGTCAGGTTCCAGAGGTTAGGTAATTACACGTAGTTACAAGCATTGCGGAACAGGGGGCGctgaaacacacaacagtgtACTATCTTATACTTTCTTCCTATCTCCACTTAAGAAAGGAACAAAGCCACGCTGTTTTTAAGTCACGCTGAATGTTATAAATTGTGTTTGTACACAGTTTAAACCATGGTCAGGTATGTTTCATCCAGTCAGTTAACCAGAGCATCACTGTTGCTATGGTTACGATATCATCATTGTCACTGAACATGGAAACAGGAGTCTATAAGTTCATGTTATGGCCATCAGTTTTAATGCAATACCTCAGAGCCTCTGCCGCCGTTGTCATGGAGAAGCTAGTCAGAGGCGCGAATCAGAGCGGTAGTAAACTCAAAACAGTAAGTTACAGTAACAGAGTTGGGAACAAAAGAAGCTTGGTGAGCTCTGTGATTGGATTTTTCTTCTCGAAATGCACCCTGGGAGTCGTAGTTTACACATGCTTGTACTTTCCACTTTTTCTCAAAGAACCAGGTATTTTCTAACGCAGTTCTGGATCTTTTCTACTAAGGAGTTAGCGTTAACAGGGAGAGTTTCATGCTGATGCAAGCCGTAGAAGGACTCCAACGGTGAGTCAGGTAACATTGTACATGGGAAAAAAGactttaactttatttaaataaaaacaagtctTGATTGTGGTCCTACCTCAGCAGATGAGCACAACGTTGCGCTGTTGGTGTTTGTCTTCTCTTCTAAAAGATGGTCATCCATCTGTGAATCAACACCtaatgaaataataatcataaaatCAAGACAGTGAGATGGGGCTCTTCAGTAAGCTTTGTACTTTACTCAagttatgtacttaaaaactgttttgtactttccttaaatgtttttcaatttTATGCTACGTTGTACGTTGAGGTAATGTTAGAtagtgtactttttactttactatttcaTTTGATAACTTTAATTACTTTGAAgatgtaatacaaaatataaattaaactatGATATATTATTACAGATCAAGCTATATGGTTATAGCTGTGTGTAAAGTAATTTAAATGAGCTCCACCTTTAGCTACAATATTGAAGTGATGGACACATTACTGCAAtgcattaataattataatccagtaacataatatgtatatatatatatatatatatatatatatatatatatatatatatatatatatatatatatatatatatatatatatgattctattgtattgctacttttacaaGATCTGAGTACTCCTTCACAGTGTAACATTAAAGACCGAGCTATACAACAGCTTTACAAAGCTCGTCTGTTCTTACCGTTTCTGTGCTGATGGAGTTTAACAGACTCCTGCAGCTGATGGGTGTCTTCTCTTGACAGATGCAGAAATGCGTCATAGAAACAGCAAATTAATCTGatccaaaatttaaaaaaaaaaataatatatatatatatatatatatatatatatatatatatatatatatataaaaatataaaaattctAAAATAAACCCCAAACCATGAAGCAGTCCACCCACTAAGGAGCATCAGTTAACTAAAACAAATCTCTGAAAAGAAGTAACacagttttgaaaaaaagtattgttcatCATGGAACTTTGTCAGTTTAGGCTGTAACTTCTTGCATGGACAgtcaaattaaatgaaataatcagaatcatatttattattaagtaacttgcaaggaatttgccttggtgtatTTGGTGCATGCAGTGAACATGATAAAAAGGGAATAAACAATAAGGCAAAGTACTGCTACAGTGATAAacatatataggcctacagaaGAGATACTGTATAATATGCACAATATAAAACTGTTTTAGAAAGGGAAAGAATGAAGGCTGTACGGTTTCCACACTGGCACTTTAACTGGATTGTAGATctcttttaccttttttttttttttttttagctacctgataatattttatattttatgttttgtcaACGTCAGATGTTGGATTGTCATTTCTGCAGTAttgttattcttttcttttctttatatattttactggTTTGTCTGTGGTGTCTGTTTTTAGAGAATATGTTGCATTAAGGGCGCTTAATGAATGACCAcatgaatttccccttgtgggataataaagttCACCTTGACTTTGACTGTGACCTTACAAGTGCAGGGTGTGCAAaatattgataataataataataatgataataataataatgtaatgtattcaTGAGTTATTACATTAAAAATAGTTTTATATGATCACACAATTAAGGTAATACAGTACAATAACTGTGTGttatttgaatgttgcattgttAAAGCCTCTGTACTGTTATGAATATGTGTGTTTAGATTGTCCTTTTACCTGGTGGGAGAAGGGGTTTTATTCCGAGTCCCTGACATCGGTGCCCTGCAGACCCACCTGTGTGTCACCTGGGATTCCAGCTCAGGTGCGGCCGCTCTCTTCATGGATGGGAGGAAAAGCTTGACCAAAATTTACAAGAAGGGTCACACAGTCCAACCCGGAGGCAAGGTTATCATCGGACAAGATCCTGATAATTACTTGGGTTCATTTGATGCCAAGCAGAGTTTTGTTGGGGAGATCGGTGATATTAATATGTGGGACTCCGTCCTCTCAGACCGCATGATCCAAGACATGTTCTCTGGGAAGACAGTACCAACAGGAAATGTTTTCGACTGGGAAACCATAGAgcaagacaaacaaacaataaataacagTGTATACTATGATACTTGAAGGACTTTAGCGCTCTCTTGTGGACTTTTAAGATATTATCTCCAACAGGAGAGCAGTTGTTTGTAGAAGTTGCATTCAAtatgagtacacacacacacacacacacacacacacacacacacacacacaccacttgcTTTGTCTCCTTGTGGTGCAGGGAATTAATTCACCCGAAAAaccgtaatccggctgagaagcggaacttttcagaggtggagattgaaaccctgatatctccggttcatttgcactaacgtgtgtactatttggcagcctgaaaactggtattaaaggctgtagaaagaatgcgggatgaaaagagatcactgatgcggtcaacagtgttgccgtagtaaatcggactccagctgaagtttagcctatttaatgtatacatccttgacacattttctatagtcctaatagtaatatacaagcttctattgcaatctaattaggcctacatgtaggtgtacctataattaaataaacacacggtagcggagtttatgcagtgtcttttattttactcgtgttcgtcggaacgaggcaacagctgagggagagcgcgtgtcctctgcccccccgtgctggaccctgtctcctgacagcagaggggctggaaaaaacaagccaaaataacttggtcaatggcagaaataaatcattcacttgaaagagaaacaaaaacctgaagaataaataaaaatgttgtgcatcgtcatcgTTTCcagtattgaatatcattgccaaacataacactataggctacattttaaaagtgaggaataatatcctgtctccttcatatagcccccagttggggctgttctggacactgctctctgggcatcgggtcatctggctacatcgctacatttatggcaccgtgtcttcctgtgcgatgttgtgcagaaccccccaggctaaaacaatgttgcagaccggcgcatagaggtcttctaaaagagccagatctgccattgctgatacgtgatcaactgatgacttctgcttctcctgttaaactgagtatatgctgcaccgcaaggccacactgactcgaaaacttgcgtacacgagttcagaccagacgtgagatttgatcgcagcctacactcacgtccaaattgataaatgccgagctttacgtaggaatcggcgtacgcccgtcgtacgcctgttttaggtcgtacgcacgtttcataaatgagggccaatgtttttattcaagcacGTCTTTAAATACACATAAAATGCATCCTTCAAAAGATGCCTTTTTTCAGCCATAAAATGATCATTGCTTGCTTACAGAtttacacaaactcacacacacacacacacacacacacacacggctccaTATAACTGGCAAAAATACAATGACTTCATGCATCGGCCTACAAGGGCAAAATGGTTTAATctggtgaaatactgtaaaaatgtcaaatatcaccacttttgttcaaaatgaaatgctgacattacagaatgcatggttttatactgtaaaggcagtgagataaaaacatgtggttataatggaagtcaatggggCATTTTTGTCCACGAAGGTGTCCAGagggagtatctggaactacataaaaaatactaatgcaatcaaattaattttgttgcttatctttgacatatccaagacTCTAATCACCACCAAAGCCTCATTGccctatgatttattttatggaaaataattcatgttttgttgggtttttcataaataattgtTACTTCAAAGATTtaaaactggcatttaaagggttaaaattcTAAAAACCTATTGaatgtttggtagttttgagcaacttagaagttgtttaagtgatttatgaaagaaaagcagaaaaaaatattgatatatgatgatttaataacagttttttggacatgtacatttttgcctcgaaggtgtccaAATATGGCACTatgtaaaaaatactaatgcaatcaaattaattttgttgcttatctttgacatatcaAAGCCTCTAATCCCCACCAAAGCCCCATctacatattattcattatatggaaaatattattatattatttttgtaataaaaaatgaaatacttcAAATAAGTAacatttaataacagtttttgtgtgcgtggacATTTTTGCCTTGAAGGTGtccagtgttatttttttaaggaaagCATGAGGGTTAAATACAGTTGTATAACACATCTTTAAAAGGGTTTGAACAAGACCTGAACATTAAAACCTTAATGAAAGTATAGGATGTATTGCAGAGCTGTTATATAAGACTGTATTAGTTTTTGCTAATAAACTGGCAGTGTGTACATTTACATACTTCAAtaagaaaaatacttttttttcgtgtatgtgtgtgtttgtgtgtgtgtgttttactttcAGCTCCTTCAGGTTGTGAGGCACCCCCACACCTTGCAGATGCAGACACCAAGGGAACTTTTAAATCCCAGTACAGACCTGGAGAAATGGTTGAATACATCTGTCAGAATTACTACACTAAGGAAGGTGAGACTTATAAACCTGCACCAATGCTGAATGGATTGGACAGATGAGAAGCCTCTGTAAGTTACAACTCCTTTCTCCGTTTTCATGTTGGCATTTGTATCctatgcaaaactgattttggTTTCTGGTGTTTGCATGTAGCTGCTTGATTTAAACATTACATGATAAAgatagacaaaaacaaaagaataatTAACAAGGAACAATGGGACTTAAATTATACTTACAATAGAGCTGACAAAGCCAAAATGCTGTAACTACATGTTTCGTGAAAATTAAGTTAAGACAGGAATATATATTTCCCCTCGGCTGTTAAGCCTAATTGGAACATAGCaattttgaagaaacattttttattgttattccaTGTCAATAAATAAGTTTGGCAGTTGATGAATGTAATCATGATGCAGaccaaaatacatattttagttgtaGTTAACATGGGAACTTGCATCGTAGTTGCTGTATTGTTAAATTAACAAAACTCTTCTCTTCCTCGTAGATCATTGATAGCATCATTGAGGAGAGTCAAAAGGGAAATTTGACTACTGTGACACACACCATCAAACGCGATAAAAAGCGGTTTCGCTTTTGACCGTATTAGCGCCCTGCTATTACTGTGgaagccacagacatcgtttatcccgtttccatgtagttacatagtcactgaaatggtcataaccactacagtgctcaattacattttgagggggacatccaccagaccaccGGGCGCTCAGGGAATTTTTGTTGGTTGCAGTAGGGGGACGAAGGCTGCTTGCCTGGCTAAGGGAACTACCACACAGATCGACACTGCCAAGACTCCTACTCACCGACACCAGATCGACCACACATAAAAGGGatgagctacaaatacacacggaactgctgcgtgatgactttttacaaaagcctggctgaacacattTATcacggacggcagctagcagctagcaggccAAGCTACCCACCGGCAGGATCAAGaaggtaggtgaatttaaacaatgtctgagttgaaaacgcatcttgttgtcacgtaagggccctgttcttgtggcacagacatattaattgcattttgttaggcacaaaggcactctataACTTGCCCTGTCAACTGCATTTGTAGCTCAGTGGACGCTTGCACacgtagctgcagcaactccagtttgctaggaCCGATCcaggtctgttttttttctatcgaaagtactcgcatAGCtaatagcgatcaagattaatgtaaaaattggccggaattctcctttaaaatgtcaatgtcaaatgtcaaattcaaaagataaaatgttaaattgaaaattTTAAATTACTAAGTGAAAAggctaaaatattttttttttctatttgagattttaatttaaatatttcaatttaagcttttccatttcacattttcagtttcatatttgatgtttctctcaatcaataaaatatttcaaagatttcagtttaagcctttatatttaagctttgcattttaaatttgactttttacattgcactttacattttcaaattatcattttacatttcaagtttgctttttcagtttccaTTTGATTTGTAATTCTTCTAAGCATTAttactttaaaatgatttttaaagatggaggtgttGCATATTCCCAAacaaatgttaaattaaataaGCACAAACCAATTCATACTCATTTGGCCTGGTGCTTTTGGATCAGTTGCACTTTACCTGGTTGGTAACACAGTCTTGTCTTCTAGAGATGAGATTCTTTCTTCTGGTTTTCAAGGATGATGGTTAATCTACTGACATTAAAGCCATTCTatgaaaaaataactaaaaaaagTGCAATAATCACGTCAAGTTTggtcaatattgagatcacgattactTATTGACTTTGAAAACACTTTGCATTgaacctttttatttacttGTCTTTTAAACACTGGACTTCTTGAACTTTAAATATAATTCAACTGAAAAActaacttaaaataaataaatacatttaaataaataatacaaataaaaattagACCCAAATGAATGTGTTGTGATGTTAGTGCACTTCCACAACCAACTGAAAACtcctaaaatataattttaatatatcaaaataataaatacaatatatcaACATTAGACCACAATGAATTAGATCAAATATGTTGAAGTGTACTGTCACAACCTTCTGAAAACTCTTAAACAtgtattcaacattttggtaaaCTATATTCAACATATTCCATGCAGCACAATAATCGTTTATTCTTGGTTTCATTATTGTTGGAAGCCaaaattgtaattaaaaaaaatataaatttgattaatcacccagccctaatgataatattgtaatatattccACCACAACAGAATTGTCATCATATGCTTTTTATTGGACTGAGTGTAAGAAATGAGTTTACATCTTCATTACATCAGAGCACAGACCTGCATTTTGATCAACAAGTCATCTTCATATATTGTATGTCGTACAGGTGTAATGTGGATGTGCAGAGCTTTATATTGCTTTACTTGAAATACTGAAATGATTCCAGCATGTCGTGTGTGAACCTTAAAGCTACTGCTGAGTATTAACAACCACCACCTCCCCGTTAATGTTAAGCTGTGTGGTTTTCCAGTCGAAAACATTTCCTGTTGGTACTGTCTTCCCAGAGAACATGTCTTGGATCATGCGGTCTGAGAGGACGGAGTCCCACATATTAATATCACCGATCTCCCCAACAAAACTCTGCTTGGCATCAAATGAACCCAAGTAATTATCAGGATCTTGTCCGATGATAACCTTGCCTCCGGGTTGGACTGTGTGACCCTTCTTGTAAATTTTGGTCAAGCTTTTCCTCCCATCCATGAAGAGAGCGGCCGCACCTGAGCTGGAATCCCAGGTGACACACAGGTGGGTCTGCAGGGCACCGATGTCAGGGACTCGGAATAAAACCCCTTCTCCCGCCAGGTAAAAGGACAATCTAAACACACATATTCATAACAGTACAGAGGCTTTaacaatgcaacattcaaataaCACACAGTTATTGTACTGTATTACCTTAATTGTGTGATCATATAAAACTATTTTTAATGTAATAACTCATGAATACATGTCAAAATTATTGGTAGCAGTAGTAATATTGTTGTTATGAGTATTAGctaattttatttcagttttatttgtagtagcagtagtatTGTAAGCAAAGGTACATTAATCTTTGTAGTATCAGTACTTGTTGTAGTAGTGTCCTTCGTAGTAGCTGTAGTAGCAGAAGTATTGTAAATAGCAGTTGTAGTACTTCAGGctttcccgcagcactttgcagttaaggcggCCGCCTTAACAACACGTGCCTGCCGCCTTAACTAAGTCATCAAATGGCAACGCCAACCCTACCACCTTAGCTAACAAATGTTCTGCCTGAAACCCTGTACTTCGTAGTAGTAGAATAGTCTTTATTGTCGTGGTACATGTATAACGAAATTGGATGCAGTCCTATCAGTGCAAAACATCTGCATCActgaggcttaaaacaccatcgatcCCACTGTGCACACAGCACAGCGTCTCCAACTCTCCAccaaggagagaagacggcaagttcaagacaagacaagttcatgaaaggttggtatctatctcgtgaacacctttacacaatcacacattcacattcaccaacccgactcttagcaaacaagcgattgcgcctgctttagaaagttaactagtcgcaagtttgcggtaaaatgcactTGGGTTGTCGAAGTCAAAACACTATGttgcagctgtgaatcaaataaacgtattataaataatgttatgtcattttttactattacactgaatgtttgctgcttcaatccagatgagtattgaaaagtattttccgcgactgaaaaaggtacgtgttgaggatgaggaccagcctgaaccggaggtatcagtctgaaacagagctcaacagtccgaccagtgtaaatagttatgttattaatttgtttacaatattttcaggcttcaaccagtgaaagacagggtcagggagagaaagagatagattcgttaggcattgaagtaggagaggaggacagcatccagctgcgtgtcctcctcagtttttgaccccccctcctcccccagtAAAATTGGTAGATCACTAAATATTGTCAAATGTTAAATTCAGAATATCGGCGTTTGGTTGTGTCTACCTACCTGCCGTCCAGCTCACGCCACACATTCAGCTCGTCAGCGCGTTGGGTCCGGTACGCAAACAGGATGATCTCACGTTTACCAGTGAGCTCTGTAGCCACGCGCATGCACAGAGTGAAAGCCCTCAGGTTCAGGGGCTTCAGAGGGACCATCTCCACATAACTGGTACTCGTCTCCGAGGGGAACACCAAGGACTTAATGCTCACACTCTCTGAGAgaagaaaaaccaaaacatacAAGATATATTAGATGTGTTTATGTTCAAAATATATGTGCAATATATGTATAATTCAGAAAAGAGTGGTTTTAGTCAATTCTTTATAAGGATGTGTTTTTGTCTCATGCTTTTATATTTCTTATGTGTAAAAGCAACACAACTAAAGCCTAATTTCTATGCATCTTAATTGTCTGCACTTGTCAATGTAAATACTAACTTCTCCTTAGGATTATATTTCTTATGCACCTCATCTACCAGCAGCAGAATATCTGTCCAGCTACCGTTTAGCACTTTCTCGATTCACCAATCCTTTTGTCTAGAATACAGAAAAAATGAAGTTTCCAGACCCTATGGTCATGTCTTAAAATATCTTGTTTTATTCAACTAAAAGTCCAAAACCGCAAAATATTCagttattactactactacgaTAGAAAACtgtcaaacagaaaaaacatttttaaaccatttattttctcttcatCAACCTCTTGATTAATGGACTAATCGTTTTTGCTCTAGTTAAATTTGCAGACCAGTGCCcctaaattaaaaacaaaacattaaatgtatactttttatttatgcacATAATGacacaagggaaaagaaagatATACAATTACCGGCCAAGGATACGGCAACAAGGAACAGGACGGCGTAAAGTCTCATTTTGTCTGAGCAAAcctgcagaaaaaaagactttacTCTTTAACTCATTCCACACATAATGCTATTTTAAGTTATATGCAGTGTCAGTAGTTTTTATAAAGATATAATAGTACAATGGAGCTGTAAACATACCGTGCTGCTGTGAAGGCCCTGCTGCAGAC
Encoded here:
- the LOC114570187 gene encoding pentraxin fusion protein-like; protein product: MLMQAVEGLQRLSFYLVGEGVLFRVPDIGALQTHLCVTWDSSSGAAALFMDGRKSLTKIYKKGHTVQPGGKVIIGQDPDNYLGSFDAKQSFVGEIGDINMWDSVLSDRMIQDMFSGKTVPTGNVFDWETIEQDKQTINNSVYYDT
- the LOC114569742 gene encoding pentraxin fusion protein, which encodes MRLYAVLFLVAVSLAESVSIKSLVFPSETSTSYVEMVPLKPLNLRAFTLCMRVATELTGKREIILFAYRTQRADELNVWRELDGRLSFYLAGEGVLFRVPDIGALQTHLCVTWDSSSGAAALFMDGRKSLTKIYKKGHTVQPGGKVIIGQDPDNYLGSFDAKQSFVGEIGDINMWDSVLSDRMIQDMFSGKTVPTGNVFDWKTTQLNINGEVVVVNTQQ